The DNA sequence AGGGCCGCTCAACTTGAGGGCCCTTTATGGTTGGGACGATGGACTTTTGTGGGAGCCTAATTTTAGCTAAAACAAATGCTCTAAGGTCAAATAGACCCTTCTTTCTGGACCGATGAACCCATAAGTATCAACTATATATTCCTTATCGAAAATGTTGTAGGCAACCAAGCTAATCTTATCATTCTTCGCGCTGTACGAAAGCAAGGCATCGACTATTACGAAATCATCATCTGCCGGGCCATCGTATCCATCTTTCTCGCGCTTTCCGTAATAATGAGCGCTCAAGCTTCCAAACCACGGGCCGCTGTCGTAATTAAGCTCGCTGTAAAGCTCCAGTTGCGGCGTGCCGCCCTTTTGCCATGGGGTATTTGAGGTGCGCTTTTCTTCTGCATTTTGCCAGGTTATCCCGTTAACCCATTTTAGGTTAGAAGTAAATGGTTTTTCAAAGTATCCTTCTATGCCCCAAGAGCGAAACTCAGCTAAATTAATATATTTACCATCATCCCATTTTATCTTATCATCTATTTCAACATAGAATAAACCTATATTCCATTTATTGTTGGGGTCTTTGAGACCTAAATCATATGCATAGCCTTTTTCTGGGACTAGATTAGGATTGGGTTCAACCATAGCCTCTTTTGCATACAATTGATACAAGCTTGGCATGGCAAAAAATTTGCCCGCCGTCAAATACCACAGCTTTCCACTGTCATCCTGCCTGTAAAAAGATATCTTCGGCGTAAATTCAGACTCGTCTTTTCCGCCATCAACATCCCAATTTTCATATCTTAAACCTATGTCCATGAGCACATCGCCTAACGCAAAGGAAAACTGCGCAAAGGGGGCTATATTATATCGTTCCCCTTTGTAAGAAAATTTGTCTATTGAATAAGTTTTTTTGTCATTATCAACTATCAAACCATCACCATTCGCGGAAAGTTTTTCAAAGCGATAGGCAACTCCCCAGGCAAGCGGCACCTCTCCAATCGAAGATTTTTGAGTAAACTCTAACCCCCAAATGTCTTCATTGTAATCATATGGAAGTAATCTTTTTACTTTTTCAGAAGTAAAATCATCATAAAAAACTTCAGTTCCCCCTTGATCATATTCCTTATCAAGGAAATGGGCATAGGCTACGATTTCATTCCTGAGGTCTGCGTACTTCAAATAAAACCTCTTGTAATCATTTTTCTGCTTATCAATTAAGGGGTTACCAGCTTCCCATTTTGAATCGTAGGAACCGAAATCGGCTCCAAAGCGCCAGTTGCCCTTAGAAAGATTTACGCTTGCCGAATCTTCGTCGTAATCAAGTGCTTTTAGTATTTTATTAGAAAAAACATCGTATCTAACAGGCACTTCGCCTTCTTCTCTGTGATTGTAGCGAATCCCGACATCAAAAATATCTCCTTTAATTCCTGCCGAGGCTGAATACCTGCGCCAGTCGTTGCTGCCGCCTTCGGCCAATATGGACGCTTTGTATTTGTCAGGCGTCTTCGTAATGATATTGATGACGCCTGCTGCAGCCATTGAACCGTAAAGTGCAGATCCCGCACCTTTGACGACTTCAATCCGTTCGACCGATTCTAAGGGTATGGACCTTAAATCAACATTGAACATATCCGCTCCGTAGCTTGCGTTGTAATATGGAACGCCATCAACCAATACCAATATTTCCGTCGCAACGCCCCTCATTCTCAACGAATCATCTTGTGCCCACGAATTTTTCCTTAAAGTGGATATACCTGGAATTTTGTCTAATACCTCGCTTAAGCTCTTAGCCCCGCTTCTTTCTATCTCGTCTGCCGTAATCACGTATGTTGCCTGCGGAACCTCATCGAGCGACTCTGCCAGCCTGCTTCCCGTGACAAGCTCCGGAGCTACCGTAACAGGGCCTTCCTGAGCAAAAAGCGCATGTGCAAAAAACAAAGATGCACATAAAGATATTATTAAAACGAGAAAACGCGTGACCGACTTCATTCCTCTGCCTCCATTCGTTAATTATTTTTTGATATTAAAAAGGGGTAACCTGCCTAAACGGACAGGTTACCCCTTTTTCCCTGCCAAGCCATGCCCTTCGCATGACGCTAGCACTCACGCGTTTCGGCCGGTCTTCTGGCTTCCCTTCATCTTACTTTCGCGCCTTCCCACCAAAAGGCAGTGGCAAACCTGCGATTTCATCGGGGTTACAGCGGCGGGGCCGCACCGGTCTCTCACCGGATTTCCCGACACCGAAACGACTATATTATTTTCTCTTGCCTGCTATCTTAACTTTTGAGACTGGAAAAATCAACTTTGACCATAATATTCAAATATTTTCAAAAAACAAATCTATGAAACTTTTCAGGCAATTTTTAAGCTTTATGCCCCAACTTACCGAATCAGCCCTCTTTCCTTCAGAAATTCCCTAGTAACTTTGGCAGGGTCCTTGCCCTCGCCATCGACCTGGTAGTTCAGCTTCTGCATGTCCTCATCGGTTATGGAATTTGCCAATTTATTTAGGGCCTCAGCGATTTCCGGATGTTTTTCCAAAAACATCGCCGTTGACAAGGGGAGCCGCATAGTAGGGAGGGAAGAAATTTTTGTCGTCCCTTAGGATTTTAAGCTTATGGGCTATGAGCAATCCGTCCGTCGCAAAGGCACTTATCACCTGCACCAAATCGTTGTCGATCGCCGAGTACATCAAGCCCGGATCCATTGCTTTCACTTCTTTAAAAGAAAAGCCATATGCCTTTTGGAAGCCGGGATATCCGTCTGGCCTCTCTGCAAATTCCATGGTGCAACCGAAAACGATTTTGTCGGCGAGTTTAGCCAGATCGGAAAAGGTCTCAATGTTGTGTTTTTTTGCAAATTCTTCCTTAACGGCAAGGGTGTAAGTATTGTTAAAACCCCAAGGCTCAAGCCAAATCAAGTTCCATCTATCTTGAAACTCCCTCTTGACTATTTCATACACTTCCTCGGGGTCCTTTTTCGTCTCCATTTTGAGGATGTTGACCAAGCCCGTGCCTGGTTATAAATATGCCCAACGGCACAGCCACCAAAATCGCAAATATGACGGCTATAAACGTAAGATATACATGTTGAGCCGTTAATTCCATTATTTGATCCTGTCTCTCGAGCATGCAACTAATATATTCGCTATTATTTTTTTTGATAGATAGATTGAACCATATTTGCCGTCAGGGTTAAATATTTCTTCGTTAAACGTTACTTCAGTCCAGCCTTATCTTTTGACGTTAAAGACGGCAAGGCCCGCTTTTTCCGCTTCTTCGGGTATCTTTTTCTGGTTTTTCTTGTGTATGCCCAGAGCCTTCAAAATGTCGTTGCTCCGCACCTTTATCGTCTTTTCTCCCGTCAGCGCCGACTTGTAAAGGACGGCAATGAGAAAAGTCTTGGTTCTGTTGTCAATGCCGGGAGCATACAGAATGTTCATGATCAGGTTCAGCTGTTGCACCTGTTTTTTCCGTGTCTTCCGGAATAGGTACATGTGTTGCACTTTTTTCGGAAATAAGTGCATTGGGCCTGCTCATCTCGGCGATCATTCTGCCCTGACTGAGATACAGGTCTCCCTTTTTCTCGACTTCTTCGCCCGAGACCTTCTGCATGTAGTTGACGACGCCCGCTATCTCGGCGATCTCAAAGGCAAGTTTTTCGTCTTCCTTGTCCTTTTTCCTTTTCCTTGCCTTAGCCATTTAGACCGCCTTCTTTTCGGCAAAGATCGTCCTTTCCGCCCTTTCGAAAAGCTCCTTCAGGAAGGAAAACCACTCGTCCTTCTGCTGCAGGGTAAGGCTGTGCAGTATGTTTCTCCTTTTGCTGATGTTTTCGGCGACCTTAGCCTGCGTAGGTATGACGGCGTCGAACACGTCGGACCCGAAGGTCTGCCTGACGACCACTTCAAGGGACTGGTGCAGGTTGTACCTTCTGTCAAGACCGACGATGAGATATCCCAGAAGGGCGGGCAGGCGAGACGTCCTGAAACGGCGTGCCGTGGCGATTATGCTCATCAGGTTCTGTATCCCCATGATGGCATGCTTGCTCAGGGATATGGGCACGAGCACCCCGTCGGCGGCCACAAGGGCGTTCTGCGTGAAAAGTCCCAGATTGGGCGGGGTGTCCACGAGTATCAGGGGATACCTGTCGGACAGGTGTTTTACGACGACGGAGAGTCTCATGGCTCCGTCCATCTCTCCCGCCAGCCTGTGCACGTAAGGTTCTGGTGCAGGTGAAGGCCTTCGACTGGCAGGAAATATCGGGATATTACGACGAAATGGCCTACAAGAACGGCACGTTCAAAAAATTGCCAGTTTACGGGACAAGTTTTGACAAAATCCCTTCAAACGAAGAGATGTTTGGTCTATGGAGTCTGTTGTTACATCTTTGACTGGAAGGATATAAACTCGAACACGACAGTCAAATTCTTAGATTCTTAAAAAGAGGTATTCCTAGTACGTAAATATAAAAAGATACGCATGGTTATTGCATATTTAAGGCTTTTTCGTCAAAACAAGAGAATCTCATTTCTATCACAGGGACAAATATACCAAGTTAGTCATAATGGCGATAGATCATTTACCACAGAAACCGGGAAAGCCCAGGTTTTTAAACATTGGTTGGGGCATCAACCTGCGGGGGGAAGGACGTAAGACCTGCATGGGCATCCTTCGATGAACCGGAATCCCGTAAATGAATTTAGGGAGTACGTCAATAACGCCGTGAATCACTCCGATCAGGGAACCGGTGCAGATATGCTGAAGGAAGCACTAACGCGCCTGCACCGGGAGACCGACTATAGGATCATTCTGCCGGTGCATGACGAAATTCTGCTCGAAGTTCCCGAAGATGAAGCGCAGCAGGCAAAGGAAGTTCTAAAAACCATTATGCTTGACGTGGAACGCAAGTATGTGACCGTCGTGCCTGCGGAAGCCGAAGCAAAGATAGGCCCTACATGGGCTGATGCTCATTAACCCGGCCTGCGCGCTATAACCTGTTAAGCCTGCGGAAAGGGTTTTGCAGTAGGAGTGAAATTCTGTTCAAATGTCGGATAATAAAGACCCGCAGACCGCGGGTCTTTATCTTTATATGAATACATGGGACACACCGCTGTCATAAGCAGCGCTGTTGCCCCGGTACGGTGAATACCTTGCGTCATTAATGGCAAATCGATATATGATATGATATACTTGAAAAGATGGAAATAACAATTATTAACAGTAAATATAAATCATTAGGAAGTGATAGAAATGGAAAAGCTGCTTACACCCAAGGATGCGGCCGAAATCCTTTCGCTTTCGCCTGTGACGATAAAAAAATGGCTTTGGCAGGGAAAATTAAAAGGAATCAAAGTGGGCAGCGTATGGCGGATCAAAGAAAGCGATCTAAAGGCATTTCTAAGGACAGGCAATGACGATGAAGAGAAGTTGAGCAGGGATGACCTGGAAGCTGTAAAACGCGGCCTGGAAGACATCAAAGCCGGCAGGTACGTAACACTGGAAGAGTACGAGCAAGATAAAAGGCCGTGAGCTATGAAGTAAGGCTCTCCCGTGAAGCCGTAAAAACTCTGGATCGCATGGACTCTAAAACCGAAAAACGTATCCGCAGTCGGCTGCACGAACTGTCCGATGATCCGCTCGATCCGCGGTTAAGCAAGCCGTTGACGGATATGGAAGGACTGCGTTCGTCCCGCGTGGGCGGGTGGCGAATACTTTATACAATAGATAACTCCGCTAATGCGGTAATTGTAATAGCCGTGCGACCGCGCGGGCAGGCTTACAGGAATCTACACAGGTAGCCCAAGAAGTATTGTTTAGGGTAGAATGGCCTTTGCTGCCTTCTTCTGCAGGGTCAGGGACGGAGAAACGCCGGGATATCCCCTTTTCAAGGGGCAGAAGACGGCATAAATCTATCACATTCACCCAGTTTCGGAAAGGGAAAGGTGCTTCTTTATAAGACGGCAAGCTGAAACTATTAAAAATCGGCCTGATGAAGGTAAAACTGTACCGGGAAATATCCGGTATCGTCAAGACCCTAATCATCAAACAGGATGCTGCGGGCAGGTGGTGGGCTATTTTTGCTGTAGAAATAAAACTAACCCAATCACAGACTAATAACGGATCTGTCATAGGTCTTAATGCTGGTCTAGAAAAGTTTGCAGCCCTTTCTGATGGTAGTATCATCGAAAATCCTAGGTACCTTAGAAGAACGGAAAAACGCCTAAAACATGCCCAACGTGTCCTTTCCCGCAAGGAGAAGGGTTCCCACAATTGGAAAAAGGCCAGACAAAAGCTGGCGAAGCTATACACTAACATCCATAGCCAGCGAAGGGACTTTCCACACAAGTAATCCCGTAGGCTGGTGAACACTTACAGCCTGGTTGCCATAGAAGATCTGTACATAATTTCTGACGCTGGTTGGGGTGAGTTCATGACCATGCTTGAGTACAAAGCGGAAGAAACCAGTAGCAGGCTGGTCAAAACGAACCCTTCCGGCACTTCGCAGGAATGCAGTAAGTGTGAGATGACCGTGTCTAAAGAATTATCCGAGCGGACTCACCATTATGCTTATTGTGGGTTGACTCTAGACAGGGATGTAAACGCTGCCGGAATATTTTGTAGAAGGTGTTGGCTCTGGAAGCGGCCTAAATACTTTCCTACCGTGGGAACCACGGAAAGTTGCGCCTGTGGAGCTGGTCTATTAGGGCCACTATGAAACAGGAAGCTCTTTCCGTAAGGAAAGGGTAGTTCACAAACCTGCTTCCAGGATGCCTTATTTTGTGTCTTCTTTTTCCAAAAAAACTATATCCGAGATAAGTTACATACATTATGCGCCGTCTCAGACGGGTTGCAAGCAATCCGAAGACAACAGGCCAGTGTAAATTTAGCAATCAGGATTGCTTTTTGCCATTTGGCAGTTTCCTTAATATTTCTTCGCACTCGTCGATCAGCTTTCTTCCCGCGCTTTTAAGTTCCGCCGTAAGCGACGTCCTGTCTTTGTAGTATGCATCGGTTAGCGACAACTTCTGTGCAAGGTTCTTAAGAAAGGCCAGTTCCGGCTCGTCGTACGTCTCGTGAACGATCGTCTGAGCCGCCATGACGCATATCTTTGCCTTCTCCATGATCTCGCCCGACAGGCTTCCCGTGTCGTTGTTTTCAAGGACCTTCATCAAATACGCACCCGGAGACTTAATCTTGCCCGCGCTCGTCCTGGCGTAAATCCAGAAGGCAACAACGAGTTCCGGGTCTTTTCCCTTCACAGCGTCCATCAGGCTTCCCGTAACCGCGTTCAAAGGAAAGCCCGTCAGATGAAGGCTGACGAGCATCACGTACTTGCCCGTTTCCTGCAGCGGGATACGTCTTCTTTCTTCGATTTTTTCTTCATTTGGCAGCAGTATTGCAGTCACGATGAGCCTAATTAAAGAAAACTCAAGCCGATATGATTAATCGTTTTAAATATAAACGCAAGATCATATCTTTGTCAAAGAGTTTAAGATGCCCTGAACGATTGACCTCATCTTAACATAATGGGATAATTTTATTCGAGTAATGTAGCTTAAAATAAGGAGGAGGGTCAGTAAATGAGGAAGGTTGGGGGCTTGTTAGTTTTAACATTGGTCGCATTTCTCATGCTCGGCGCAGGACATGCATTCGCGAAGGCACCGTACCATATCGGCATTGTTACAGGAACGGTTTCGCAATCGGAAGATGACCTGCGAGGAGCGGAGCGGCTCATCCAGGAGTACGGCGATGCAGCTAAGGGCGGCATGATCCAACACATCACATATCCCGATAACTTCATGCAGGAGATGGAGACCACCATTAGCCAGATCGTAGGGCTTGCAGACGACCCAATGATGAAGGCCATAATAGTTAACCAGGCCATTCCCGGTACTACCGAGGCCTTCAGGCGCGTAAAGGAAAAAAGGCCTGATATCCTGTGTTTCGCCGGCGAAGCCCATGAGGATCCGGGAGTCATCGAGTCATCTGCCGACTTGGCAATAAACGTACACAACATTTACAGAGGCTACCTTATCCCGCTGGCAGCTAAAAAG is a window from the Acetomicrobium flavidum genome containing:
- a CDS encoding TonB-dependent receptor plug domain-containing protein codes for the protein MKSVTRFLVLIISLCASLFFAHALFAQEGPVTVAPELVTGSRLAESLDEVPQATYVITADEIERSGAKSLSEVLDKIPGISTLRKNSWAQDDSLRMRGVATEILVLVDGVPYYNASYGADMFNVDLRSIPLESVERIEVVKGAGSALYGSMAAAGVINIITKTPDKYKASILAEGGSNDWRRYSASAGIKGDIFDVGIRYNHREEGEVPVRYDVFSNKILKALDYDEDSASVNLSKGNWRFGADFGSYDSKWEAGNPLIDKQKNDYKRFYLKYADLRNEIVAYAHFLDKEYDQGGTEVFYDDFTSEKVKRLLPYDYNEDIWGLEFTQKSSIGEVPLAWGVAYRFEKLSANGDGLIVDNDKKTYSIDKFSYKGERYNIAPFAQFSFALGDVLMDIGLRYENWDVDGGKDESEFTPKISFYRQDDSGKLWYLTAGKFFAMPSLYQLYAKEAMVEPNPNLVPEKGYAYDLGLKDPNNKWNIGLFYVEIDDKIKWDDGKYINLAEFRSWGIEGYFEKPFTSNLKWVNGITWQNAEEKRTSNTPWQKGGTPQLELYSELNYDSGPWFGSLSAHYYGKREKDGYDGPADDDFVIVDALLSYSAKNDKISLVAYNIFDKEYIVDTYGFIGPERRVYLTLEHLF
- a CDS encoding glycine betaine ABC transporter substrate-binding protein; the protein is MANSITDEDMQKLNYQVDGEGKDPAKVTREFLKERGLIR
- a CDS encoding glycine betaine ABC transporter substrate-binding protein, with product MVNILKMETKKDPEEVYEIVKREFQDRWNLIWLEPWGFNNTYTLAVKEEFAKKHNIETFSDLAKLADKIVFGCTMEFAERPDGYPGFQKAYGFSFKEVKAMDPGLMYSAIDNDLVQVISAFATDGLLIAHKLKILRDDKNFFPPYYAAPLVNGDVFGKTSGNR
- a CDS encoding ParA family protein; its protein translation is MDGAMRLSVVVKHLSDRYPLILVDTPPNLGLFTQNALVAADGVLVPISLSKHAIMGIQNLMSIIATARRFRTSRLPALLGYLIVGLDRRYNLHQSLEVVVRQTFGSDVFDAVIPTQAKVAENISKRRNILHSLTLQQKDEWFSFLKELFERAERTIFAEKKAV
- a CDS encoding DNA polymerase, translating into MNRNPVNEFREYVNNAVNHSDQGTGADMLKEALTRLHRETDYRIILPVHDEILLEVPEDEAQQAKEVLKTIMLDVERKYVTVVPAEAEAKIGPTWADAH
- a CDS encoding helix-turn-helix domain-containing protein, whose amino-acid sequence is MEKLLTPKDAAEILSLSPVTIKKWLWQGKLKGIKVGSVWRIKESDLKAFLRTGNDDEEKLSRDDLEAVKRGLEDIKAGRYVTLEEYEQDKRP
- a CDS encoding type II toxin-antitoxin system RelE family toxin, yielding MSYEVRLSREAVKTLDRMDSKTEKRIRSRLHELSDDPLDPRLSKPLTDMEGLRSSRVGGWRILYTIDNSANAVIVIAVRPRGQAYRNLHR
- a CDS encoding RNA-guided endonuclease InsQ/TnpB family protein; this translates as MKLLKIGLMKVKLYREISGIVKTLIIKQDAAGRWWAIFAVEIKLTQSQTNNGSVIGLNAGLEKFAALSDGSIIENPRYLRRTEKRLKHAQRVLSRKEKGSHNWKKARQKLAKLYTNIHSQRRDFPHK
- a CDS encoding zinc ribbon domain-containing protein, with product MNTYSLVAIEDLYIISDAGWGEFMTMLEYKAEETSSRLVKTNPSGTSQECSKCEMTVSKELSERTHHYAYCGLTLDRDVNAAGIFCRRCWLWKRPKYFPTVGTTESCACGAGLLGPL